One Campylobacteraceae bacterium genomic window, AAAATAATATTGCTTTCTATTTCTATTTCTTCTTTGAGTTCTTCTGTTATTTCTGGAAAAATATTGTCCATCATTCGCATCAAGAAGTTCTCGCCTGCTCTGATTTTTGAATAAGAAATATTAATCGGAACAATCATTGTTTCTTTTTGGCTAATGGAAGAGAGATCTTTTAGAAAATACTTTCTTTGGAACTTTTTTTGGTTTTTAATATCGTGTTTTAAATATTTTTCTCTTAATAATTGAGAATATAAAGCAAAAAAGGAAGCGCCTGTATACACTCTTTTGCACGCCCCATCCACATTAACACAATAATGACTGCCTTCTTTTCTGATATCTTTTGCTTTTACCATCAAACCTTCTGGAAAAATCATACAATCTTGTTTACCACTTAAAAGATTCCCAAGCATAATATTGTTTCTAGAAGGATCTGTTTTTTTAAGTGCTCCTATATTTTTAAGTAAATTACCAAAAACAGAATGAAATAACGAATCATCTGCAATAACGCTTACTTTTTTATTGTTTAAATTGTACATAGCAAAAGGAACTAAAATAGCTTCTGTACGTGTAAAATGATTAGCAACAAAGATTCTGGGATGATCTTTAGGAATATTGTTTATTCCTTTTATTTCAATATTAGCATCCAATATTTTTTCTAATAAATTTAAAACATATCCCGTAGAATCTAATAACAAATCATTTTTTTTCATTTATTAGCCTTATATTCTTTTACTTTAAAAGAATCCACAGAAATAACTTCTTGTTTCATTTTATAAGCTCTTTTCATTGCTCGTAAACTTGAAGCATTAATCATTTCTTTTTGATGCGCTTCTTCTAAGATATTGTTCATTGTATCCTTTTTTAATTTCCCTTCTTTTACAGATTTTTTAATTTCTTTAAAGTGTTTGTCGTATTTTTTATTTAAAATAAAAGCCTCTTGCATAAGATGTAGACGGTCTTTTTTATCTTTACTTATAAAAATATTTTTACATAAAGCATTTAAATGCTCTTCTTTTTTAAGGTTTGTTACTATGGTATTGTTTAAAGAATCTTTTGCTTTTAATGCAATAGGATTTAATCGTAAAATTGGCAAGAATATTTTTAAAACACCTATATTACTGATTATATCTTCAAAAGCTTTTTGAATTTCATTAAAAGCATACAAACAAAAATAATCAACCAAAGCTTTATTTTCTTCTTTAGGATTGTTATCAAATTCTCGTAAGGTTGCTGTTATTAAATAACAATAAGAAAGTATATCCCCAAAACGTCCGGATAAGTTTTCTCTTTTTTTCAAAGCAGGCCCTACTATTATTAAAACAATATTTGTTAATAAAGTGAATTGCGCAGAAGCCCAAAGAAGTTTTCTTTTGTAGTTTTTAAATTCACCTTTTGTTCTTACAAAAGAAGCTCTGCTTAAAAAACAAAAAACAGTTTTAGCAAAAGCATGAGAAACCAAAGAAATATGAGAGAAAAAAGCCTTATCAAAAGCTTCAATGTTTTCTTCTTCAATGGCTTGTATTTCTTTGGTAATAAAGGGATGTGATTTTATTAAACCTTGTCCAAATTGCATAAGATTTCGTGTTAAAATATTAGCACCCTCAACAGTAATAGAAATTGGAAGAGCAAAATAAGCATGGGCTAAAAGATTATTAGGTCCCCTCATAATCGCACTTCCTCCCAAAATATCCATAGAATCATTTATTATTTCTCTGAATTTTTCTGTTGCATGGTATTTCATAATAGAGTTAACCACTCCTGGTTTCTCACCCGCATCAATAGCATCCAGCGTATAGTTTCTAGCAGCATTTAACATATAAGTATAAGAAGCAATTTTGGCAATTTTTTCTTCTATTGCTTCAAAATGACTAAGACTTAAACCAAACTGTTCTCTTAGAGAAGTATAATAAGTACTTACACTTAATGCAAGTTTAGAACCACCAAGAGAGACGGAAGGCAAAGAAATACCGCGTCCTATTGATAAAGACTCAACAAGCATTTTCCAGCCTTGTCCTATTCCTTCTTGTCCTCCAATAATGTCTCCTAGATCAATAATGACATCTTTTCCATCTAAAGGAGAATTGACAAAAGGAATATTTAAAGGATCATGACGTTTTGAATTATCAACTCCTTTTGTATTAGCATTAATTAATCCAAAAGTAATACCTAAATCTTCTTTTTCTCCTAATAAATGATCAGGATCTTTTAAAACAAAAGCCAAACCAATCAATGTAGCTATATTTGCTAAAGTAATATAACGTTTAGTAAAATTTAGTTTGATTTTTATAGTATTATTTTCATCTTTAAACAAAATACCACTTGAAGTAATCGAAGTAGCATCACTCCCTGCATTGGGTTCTGTTAAAGCAAAACAAGGAACTTCTCTTCCCAACGCTAAGTTATTTAAGTACTTGTCTTTTTGTTTTTGAGTACCGTGTTTTAATATTAGTTCAGCAGGTCCTAGTGAATTGGGAACCATAATAGTAATTGCTAGTACTTGTGAGCGCGAAACGAGTTTTTCAATTATGTGAGAATGGGCAGTTGCCGAAAAACCAAGGCCTCCGTACTCTTTGGGAATAATCATACCAAAGAATTTATTCTCTTTTATATATGTCCAAATTTCTGGGCTTAAATCTCTGTTTTGGAAAATCTCCCAATCAGAACTCATTTCACATAAGGTATTAACTTCATTGTTTAAAAAATCTTCTTCTTCTTTACTTAAGTGCGTAATTTTTTGATTTTTGATGGCTTCGAAATCAACTTGTGCTTTAAAAAAATTGCTTTCCACCCAATTTGTACCAGCTTCTAGGGCTGCTTTTTCAGTAGAAGATATTTTAGGCAGTAAAGCTTTTCTTTTTATTAATAGAACCAAGTTTTTAGAAATAAAAGAAAGACGTAAATCTTTAATAATAAAAAACAAAGAAAAGAAAATAAAAACCATTATTAAACTCAAACTTACATCTGAGACATAAGCATATATCACAATTACAGTACACCATAAATATAAGGGGTAAGAAAAATATGCCAATAATAATAAAATAAATATAAAAATTAAACTTTCCATAATGTATCTCCTGTATTAAAGTTTTGATTGTTTTTTTCTAAAGCCAATAATAACTTACAGGGTTTAAAACGTAAACCTTGTTCTTCTTGAAGTTTTTTTAAGGTTTTAACTATGTATTCTAAACCCAAATCATTGGCATAAGATAAAAGTCCTCCTTTATAAGGTGGAAAACCTGTTCCTGTAATCATTGCAAAATTAATAGTATTCGCATCTTGCACGATATTTTCTTCTAAACATCGTGCTGCTTCATTAATCATAATTAATAAACACCGATCTAATATTTCATTCTTTGAAATGTCTTTTCTGTTTTCATTAATCATGCTTTCTATACTTTGGTTTTCTTGTATGTTTTTGCCTTCATAGGTATAAAAACCTTCTTGTGTTTTTCTCCCAAAGAGTTTTAATTCATGCAGTTTTATTAAAATATCACTTATAGGCATTCTTTTCCCGTAGGCTTTATTTAAAATCTTACTTACTTCATAACCCACATCAATACCAACAGTATCTGCTAAAACAAAAGGTCCCATTGGCATTCCAAAATCTTTTAAAACTTTATCGATTTGAGTAATACTGGAACTGTCTTTTAAAATAAAAGCAGCTTCATTAAGATAAGGAAGTAAAATTCTATTGACTACAAAACCGGCACAATCTCCTACAACAATAGGTGTTTTTCCACAAGAAACCAATAACTCCAAAACTCTATTTATTGTTTTTTTAGAAGTATGTGAGCTTGGTATTACTTCAACCAAAGGCATTAAGTTTGCAGGATTAAAAAAATGAACACCTAAAAAGTTCTTTTTATTTTTTATATTTTGACTTAAGGTCTCAATTGAGATAGAAGAGGTATTGCTTGCAATTATTGCATCAGGGTTTAATACTTCTTCTAATTCTTTATAGGCCTGTTTTTTAACTTTTTCATTTTCAAAAATCACTTCAATCGCAAACTCTATATCCTTCATTCCAGAAAAATCTTTTGTATAAGAAATTTTATTCATATTAAAATCAACTTGTGTTTTACTAAGAGATCTGTTTTGTAATGCGAAATCATAAAGTTTGGCTATTTTTTTTAAAGCGCCTTGTATATAATCCAAAGAAATATCTTTAATTCTTACTTCTTTAAGATATTTTGAGAAAAGCCAGATAATTCCTTGTCCCATTACTCCACAGCCTAAAATACTAACTTTTGAAAGGGGATCTTTTGTTTTTGTAAAGTTTTTATTGTATTTTTCAAACATAAAAAACAGCTCTATCATGTATTTTGCTTCTTTGGAAACAGCAAGTTTTGAAAATTCTTTGGCTTCTAATTCTAAACCGTGTTTAAAATCTTTTTGATAGGTTTTTTTTATAATATTAAGCGCAATATAAGGACCTTTAAAATCTTTATTTACTTTTCTTTTAAGGGTTTTAAGCGCTTTGCTAAAAATTAATTCTCTAAGAGGCCAAGACTCAAGAAGAGAAAAAGTTTTTCTTTTTTTAATTTTATGATTAAGCACATTTTTAATAAACGCTTTTAATTTAAACTCTTTTTGTCCTTCATCAAAAATTGCATCCGCTAATTGAATGCGATAGGCTTTTTTTGCATCAATGGTTTTCCCACTTAAGATTAAATCCAAAGCATTAATTAATCCCATAACTTTAGGTGCTCTTTGTGTTCCTCCAAGCCCTGGGAAAAAACCAAGTTTCACTTCTGGAAAAGCAAGTTTACTTTGTGCACTTATTACTCTATAGGTACAAGCCAAAGCAAGCTCTAATCCTCCCCCCATACAAGCACCATTAATATAAACAACAGAAGGAATGTTTAGGTTTTCCAATTTGTTAAATATGCTGTGCCCTTTTTCTAAAAGGCCTAATACTTCTTCTTCATCTTTAAAAGTTTGAATTTCTTTTATATCAGCGCCTGCTATAAAAGTGTTTTTTTTGCCACTTTGTATAAGTAAAAGTTTAATACTTTTGTTTTGAATAATTTCATTAAGTTTTTCATCTAATTCATTAAGTACTTGCAAACTTAAAATATTAACTTTTTCATTTTTACAATCAATTTCTAGCGTGGCAATATTATTTTGTATTTTTAAAAGTATATTAGTCATTATAAGCCTCCAATAAAAATGCTGCACCTTGTCCACCACCTACACATAAAGTAGCAAGGGCTGTTTTTTTATTTGTTCTTTTTAATTGTTTAAGTGCACTTAATACAATACGTGCTCCACTCATTCCAACAGGATGACCTAACGCAATAGCTCCTCCATTGACATTTAAAATGTCCGGATTTATTTCTCCAAGAGCAGGAGAGTTAAAGGTCTTTTTACAAAAACTATTGGAGTTGAAAGCTTTAATATTGGCCAAACTTTGGGCTGAAAAAGCTTCATTTAATTCAATAAGATCTATGTCTTTTAAAGAAGTTCCTGTTTTATCAAAAAGTTTTTTTGTAGCATAAATAGGACCTAATCCCATTCTTTTAGCTTCAAGTCCAACATAAGCATAATCTTTAATACAGCCAAGTACTTTAAGGCCTAATTCTTTTGCTTTACTTTGGGTACTTAGTATTAACATACAAGCACCATCTGATATTTGAGATGAATTTCCAGCAGTTACTGTTCCTGCATTTTTATCAAAGATGGGTTTTAGTTTTTCTAAGGCTTGCATGTTTTGATTGAAACGTATTCCATTGTCTTTAAAAAAAGATGTTTCTTTGGTAATTATTGCATGTATTTCATCATCAAGAATGTTTTTCTCTTGTGCCGCTTGTGCTTTTAAGTGTGAGAGTAGCGCATATTCATCTTGTTCTTCTCTTGAAATTCCAAATTCATTTGCAAGATTTTCAGCGGTTAAACCCATGATTTGACCAGAAATAGGGTCAGATAATCCTAAAAGTAAAGCAATAACAGGTTTTAAGTGACTTAGTTTAAAAGTGCTTAAGATTTTTAACCTTTGAGCAAGACTTTTACTATAGCTTATTTGCGTAATAAAATCTTTATAAGCATCTTGATAAAGTAGGGGAATATTACTCATAGATTCAACTCCCCCCACAAGATACAAAGAACCTTGATCGCTGTTTATTTTCTCAATTGCTGAAGATATGGCTTGCATTCCAGAAGCACAATTACGGTGAACCGTATACGCAGGTGTTTTTTGTGAAAAACCCGCTTTTATTGCAATGATTCTTGCAATATTGGCTGCATGTGCCGGTTGAGCAACATTTCCAAGTATTATTTCATCAAATGCATCATAAGAAATACCTGTTCTTAGAACCAGTTCTTTTGTTATAATAGCACCCAGAGTATCTGCTTGAATGTTTTTTAATTCAAAACCAGCTTTTGATATTGGGCTTCTTAAACCATCAATTATTACAATTTTTTCTTTCATAAAAATCTCCTAATACATTGTGCTTATTTGGTCTTCATATAATTCCTCTATTTTATTTCTACATATTTTCATTGAAGGTGTTAATTCTCCCGTTTCAATTGAAATATCATTTAGAATGAGTGTATATTTAACAATACGTTCCCATGAGTTTAAATTTTTATTGATTTTTTTAATATGTTTATCTATCTCATTTATGATACTCCTATTTGCATAATAAGCTTCAATGCTTAAGTCCGTATTCTTTTGTTTTTCTAAAAGATATTTGTCTTTGTCAACAAAAAGTAAAGCGCTTACATATTTTTTATTATTAGCAATAATAATACTAAATTCAATGTATTTGTTTTTTGAAAGTTCTTGCTCTAAAAAAACAGCATTGACATATTCTCCTGTGGAGCTTTTAAATATTTCTTTTTTTCTACTGCTTACATATAAATAACCTTCTTCATCCATATGTCCAATATCTCCCGTATGTAACCAGCCCTCATCATCAATAGTATTTTTAGTTAGTTCTTTTTGATTAAGATACTCTCTCATTAAAGAAGGGCCTTTTACTAATATCTCCTTGTCAAGAAATTTAATTTCAGCACTTTTAAGTAATTTTCCACAAGAACCCACTTTTTGTGCATCAGGAGCATTTGTGGAAATAACAGGAGAAAATTCACTCAAACCATAACCTTGGTAAATATTAATTCCAATATTTACAAAAAAATTACAGATATCTTTGTTTAAAGGAGCGCCTCCTGAAACAAGTTTTTGTAAGCGTGAGCCAAATATCTCTCTGAATTTTATATAAACTATTTTGTCAAAAAGTTTATAAATGAAACCTTGTTTATTGATGTCATATCTCATTGCATAAGAAAAAGCCAAGCTTGCAAGGATTTTACTTATTAAAGGTTTTGATTCTATGTTTGTTTTGATTTTATTATATATTTTTTCCAATAATCTTGGCACTGCTGTCATCATGGTGGGTTTTACTATTTTAAGTAAGTTTGCCACATTTGTTATTTCATCTACAAAATAAATACTAACGTTTTTGCTTAAATAATAAGACATTACGGTTCGCTCAAAAATATGGGCCAAAGGAAGTAAGGATAAAATAATTTCATCCTTTTTTAAATGAATAAGGAAATCAATATCATTTATTTGTGAAATAATATTTTTATTACTTAATACTACTCCTTTAGGTGTTCCTGTATTTCCGCTGGTATAAATGATAGAAAAAATATCATTTTCATTTGTTTTATAAATATCATCTGCGTGTATTTCTTGTTGTAAGGTATTAGAATAAAACAGATCATCAAAACAATAAAAGTTATTTTTAGAATCTTCAAAAGTATGGGTAATAAAAACAAGGTCTTTTTTTATATTTTTTATTGTGTTTTTATCATCAATAAATATATACGATATATTTGCATCATTAAGCTCAAAGTTTAAGTTTTTGATGGAAATGTTAGCAAAAATGGGCACGGATACTGCGCCTATTTGATGCAAAGCAAAATCAAAAATAAGCCAAAAAGGGCTTGATACTGCACAGATTGCAACAGTATCGTTTTCTTTTATGCCAATGTTTTTTAGTTCTTTTGCAAGACTTAAAACTTTATTTTTAAATAAACTCGTTGAAATATTTTTGTATTCCCCTTTAAAGAGGTAATTTAAAAAATACTTATTTTCACTTTTAGTAAAAGACTTAAATAATTCTTGATAGGTTTTAAAAGGTAAAGTTTTCATTCTTACTCCTTCATGTAGTCTAAGTATAGAATAAATAATTTAAAAATAAAAAAAATAATATTTTATATTTTTATATTAAGTTCTTTTTAAATTAAATAAAATTTATCTTACATTTAATCATAAATATAGTGATTATTATTTTAAATATATATGTACAGTAATTGTACATGTAAAAACAAAAATCATACAATAGGCTATTTCTCCTAATATTAATCTCTTTATTTTGATAAACTGAATGGAAACTGAAAGCTAAATAAGGCAATTATGCTTCAAAACAGAACATCTCAGGCAATAAGTTATTTATTTGTAACTTTTATTTACACAATAAAAACTTGTACAAGTCATTACAATAATTGTACATGTCAATAAAGGAAGATATGATATACTCTTATATATAAAAATATAGGAGACATATATGAGTTTAATCGCTGCTTACCAAAAGCATACAGAAGAAAGACTTCAAGAGGGCTCTTTGCCACCATTGGCACTAACTGCTGATGAAACTGCACAATTAGTTGAATTATTAAAAGCAAACAATGTTGCTGATGCTGATTATGCTGTAGAAATATTTAAAAATAACATTAATCCAGGTGTTGATGATGCTGCTTATGTAAAAGCAGCTTTTTTAAATGACATTGTTCAAGGACAAGTATCCTGTACTGTTATTTCTAAAATAGATGCAATCAAAATTTTAGGAACAATGATGGGTGGGTTTAATGTAACTCCATTAGTAGATGCACTTAAAATTGATGATTTAGCCAAAGAAGCTGCAAATCAATTAAAAAACACTATTTTAGTATACGATTCTTTTAATGATGTAAAAGAATTAGCGGACAATGGAAATATTATGGCTGCTTCTATTATTCAATCATGGGCTGATGCTGAGTGGTTTACTAATAAACCTGCATTAGAAGATGAAATCACTGTAACTGTTTATAAAATTCCAGGTGAAACCAATACAGATGATTTATCACCTGCAACAGTAGCTTTTACAAGAGCTGATATTCCTTTACATGCAACGTCAATGTTACAATCACGTATGGAAGATCCATTAAATAAAATGATTGAACTTAAAGAAAAAGGTTATCCTTTAGCTTATGTTGGTGATGTTGTTGGAACAGGGTCTTCAAGAAAATCTGGAATTAACTCTGTTCAATGGCATATGGGAAGAGATATTGTTGGAGTTCCTAATAAAAGAACAGGTGGAGTTGTTATTGGTTCTATTATTGCTCCTATTTTCTTTAATACGGCAGAAGATTCAGGATGTTTACCTATTCAAGCCCCAGTTGATGATTTAGAAACAGGTGATGTTATTACGGTTAAACCAAGTGAAGGTGTAATTACTAAAGATGGAAAAGTGGTTTCTACTTTTACAATTGAACCAAATACTTTACCTGACGAAATGAGAGCAGGGGGACGAATTCCTTTAATTATTGGAAAAGGTTTAACTGCAAAAGCAAGAGAAGCACTAAAACTTCCTGCTAGTGATTTATTTATTATTCCTACTCAACCAGAAGATGATGGAAAAGGTTTTACTCAAGGTCAAAAAATGGTTGGTAAAGCTTGTGGTATGGAAGGTGTTAAACCAGGTATGTATGTAGAACCTATCTGTACAACAGTAGGATCTCAAGATACAACTGGTCCTATGACTAGAGATGAGATTAAAGAACTTGCAGCACTTTCTTTTGGTGCTGATATGGTTATGCAATCATTTTGTCATACTGCTGCTTATCCAAAACCAGCAGATGTTAAATTACAACATACACTTCCTGAGTTTATTACTTCAAGAAGCGGTGTTACGTTAAGACCAGGGGATGGTGTTATTCACTCTTGGTTAAACAGATTGTGTTTACCTGATACAATTGGTACTGGTGGAGATAGCCATACTAGATTCCCTATTGGAATGAGTTTCCCTGCTGGATCTGGACTTATTGCTTTTGCATCTGTAACTGGATCTATGCCTTTAACTATGCCAGAATCTGTTTTGGTTAAGTTTGTTGGTGAAATGCAACCAGGAATTACCTTAAGAGATATGGTTAATGCTATTCCTTACCAAGCTATCAAAGACGGTTTATTAACGGTTGAGAAAAAAGGTAAAAAGAATGTATTTGCTGGAAAAATGATTGAGATTACAGGTCTTCCTGATTTAAAAGTTGAACAAGCGTTTGAATTATCAGATGCAGCAGCAGAACGATCAGCAGCAGCTTGTTGTATTCAATTAGATAAAGAACCAATTATTGAGTACTTGTCTTCAAATATAGCATTAATTGAGAAAATGATTGAAGAAGGTTATAACGATGCACGAACGCTTCAACGACGTGCTGATAAAATGAAAGAATGGATTGCAAATCCTATCTTACTTACTCCTGATGATGATGCAGTTTATTCTGATACTATTATTATTGATATGAGTACCATTACTGAACCATTATTATGTTGTCCAAATGATCCAGATGATGTTGATACATTAACAAACATTTTGGCTGATCCAAAAAGAATTACAGACAGAATTGAAGAAGTATTTGTTGGTTCTTGTATGACAAATATTGGATTATTCAGAGCTTTAGGAGAAATTCTTAAAGGGGAAGGTCCAGTACCTACTAAATTATGGATTGCACCTCCCACTAAAATGGATAAACAACAATTAACTGAAGAAGGGTATTATGCAATCTTTGGAGAAGCAGGAGCAAGATTAGAAATTCCTGGTTGTTCTTTATGTATGGGGAATCAAGCTCATGTTAAACAAGGAGCAGTAGTATTCTCAACATCTACACGTAACTTTGATAACAGACTTGGTAAAGATTCTCAAGTTTATCTTGGATCTGCAGAAGTTGCAGCATTAGCAGCTTTATTAGGGAGACTTCCTACTAAAGCAGAATACTTAGATATGGTACCTAAGAAAATTACTCATGAAAAAAGAGCGGATATTTATAAATACTTAAACTTCCACGAAGTTACATCAGCAGAATTAACAAACCTAGTTCATTCTTAAAATACTTAAAAAACAAAGAGCAAAGCTCTTTGTTTTTTCTTTCATACTTCAATGCTACTTCTCATCCATTTTTTCTTATAACAAAAACACATTTTAAATAAACTTATTTTCTAAAAGTATTAATTTTCCAAACGTTGTAAAAGTTCGTTCCATTTGAATGCGAGTAAGTGAGTGATTTTTTTATTTTTGTAGGCTTTTAAATCTAAAGATTGTATTTCATACAAAGCTTTTAAGTCTTTTCTTTCATTAATATTTAGAATCTTTTTATTAATATTGTCTAAAACCATTTTTTCTTTATTGTTTTTATACGTAAGAACTAAATGCAATTGTTTTTTATATTCAACTTGAAGAAGAGAGAAGTCTTTTGTTTCAAATCCTAATTCAATGAGGGTAAAGTATTTTGCAATAACATAATCTTCACAATCCCCTTTTCCTCTTATTAAAAATTCTTTTCTACTTGCCCAATAATCAATTTTTTTGTAATTTTTCAAATCAGCTAAAGCTTCAATTTTATTAAAAAAATTATTAACTCGAATAAGTATTATTTCCTTGTTTTTTTCTTCTTTTAGTTCATATTTTAAACGTTTGAAAGCAAGAAGTCTGTTGAAAATATATTTCTTATTTTTGTCTGTTTTAATGTCATTTATATCAGTGTTTGTTAAACCCAAGGACTTGATAAAAGATGCTTGACTAAGTGAAATAAGGCTAAAAAGTATAATTAATATTTTTATCATTTTGTATAATAACACATAAAATTATTAAATTTTCTAAAAATAAACTTAAAATATAACTCATAAAATTATTTAATTTGTATTATTGTTTTTGACATAATATATAACTTCCATAATGCCTCTATAGTTAAATTAATAAAATAAATAATATTCATTTTATTAATTATTTAAGAAAAATAATACTTTCTAAATTATAGTAAAATTAATAAGCGTTACTAATATACAAGTAAAAGTAATTTTTAGAAAAAATAGTTGATTTTAAATGACAAGTAAAAGAATCTTATTGTACTTTTGTTATACAAATACAAATGGAGAGATATGGAACTGCTTTATAAACTTGAATTTAATACTACCAATTCTTATTATATAACTATTATAAAAGATACTATAAAAGATTTTAAAATTAATGCACACTGTGAACAATATTTAGGATATATATTAATACGTTTTGAAGAAGAACAAACAAAAGTGGATGATTTTTTTGCTTTTGTAAAAGAAAAAATGCAAAGTTCCCTTTTTGCTAGAGAATGGATAAAAATTGATTTTCATGATGATAAGAGTGAAGCTCTTAATAATTTTGATGTTAAATTAAATCTCTCTTTATTTACGGATGAAGAGATAGTTTCACTTGAGAAAAACAATAATATTGATTTTTCAAATGACCTTAATAAAATAAAACAAGGTGGAATTTCACGCTTTGAAACCAGAAATGGTTTAAAAAATATATTTTTACCCTCTATTAAACATAAAAGAGACTTTGAAGTACGTGGGCATGAAGTTCGTCTTTTGATAACCAATATTTATAAAGTAAGCGAAATATTAGAATTGCAGCCAAAAGAAACTGCTTTGTTATGCACCATTGAGCGACCTTTAGTAAAAGTAAGACTAAGAAGCGAAGCAAATGCAAAAGAACTTTATTCAAGTACAGACTTTATTTATGCAAAAATTGCAGATGATAAAGAATCTATTCTTTTCTCAAATGCTTTAAAAAAAGAAGGAATAGATTATTTGATGTGTGTTTCTGATGATATTCATCAATATTCTTTACGTGTTATGCCTTTTAAGGATCAAACCCTTATTATTCATGGGGATAAAGGTTTATTTCCAAAGATAGATTATTTTACCAAAGAAAAATACTATTCTGCAAAAAATTACTTCGATGAAAATAAAGGTGTATTTAATGCAATCTTGCAAAAACATGAAGAAAAAGGAAAAAACTTTTTAGGTGTTTATTTTTCTATGGAGTCTAAAGAATCTGCATTTAAAATAAAAGATCAAAATAATATTTTGGATGTAA contains:
- a CDS encoding transglutaminase-like cysteine peptidase, whose translation is MIKILIILFSLISLSQASFIKSLGLTNTDINDIKTDKNKKYIFNRLLAFKRLKYELKEEKNKEIILIRVNNFFNKIEALADLKNYKKIDYWASRKEFLIRGKGDCEDYVIAKYFTLIELGFETKDFSLLQVEYKKQLHLVLTYKNNKEKMVLDNINKKILNINERKDLKALYEIQSLDLKAYKNKKITHLLAFKWNELLQRLEN
- a CDS encoding bifunctional aconitate hydratase 2/2-methylisocitrate dehydratase; translation: MSLIAAYQKHTEERLQEGSLPPLALTADETAQLVELLKANNVADADYAVEIFKNNINPGVDDAAYVKAAFLNDIVQGQVSCTVISKIDAIKILGTMMGGFNVTPLVDALKIDDLAKEAANQLKNTILVYDSFNDVKELADNGNIMAASIIQSWADAEWFTNKPALEDEITVTVYKIPGETNTDDLSPATVAFTRADIPLHATSMLQSRMEDPLNKMIELKEKGYPLAYVGDVVGTGSSRKSGINSVQWHMGRDIVGVPNKRTGGVVIGSIIAPIFFNTAEDSGCLPIQAPVDDLETGDVITVKPSEGVITKDGKVVSTFTIEPNTLPDEMRAGGRIPLIIGKGLTAKAREALKLPASDLFIIPTQPEDDGKGFTQGQKMVGKACGMEGVKPGMYVEPICTTVGSQDTTGPMTRDEIKELAALSFGADMVMQSFCHTAAYPKPADVKLQHTLPEFITSRSGVTLRPGDGVIHSWLNRLCLPDTIGTGGDSHTRFPIGMSFPAGSGLIAFASVTGSMPLTMPESVLVKFVGEMQPGITLRDMVNAIPYQAIKDGLLTVEKKGKKNVFAGKMIEITGLPDLKVEQAFELSDAAAERSAAACCIQLDKEPIIEYLSSNIALIEKMIEEGYNDARTLQRRADKMKEWIANPILLTPDDDAVYSDTIIIDMSTITEPLLCCPNDPDDVDTLTNILADPKRITDRIEEVFVGSCMTNIGLFRALGEILKGEGPVPTKLWIAPPTKMDKQQLTEEGYYAIFGEAGARLEIPGCSLCMGNQAHVKQGAVVFSTSTRNFDNRLGKDSQVYLGSAEVAALAALLGRLPTKAEYLDMVPKKITHEKRADIYKYLNFHEVTSAELTNLVHS